One part of the Alligator mississippiensis isolate rAllMis1 chromosome 3, rAllMis1, whole genome shotgun sequence genome encodes these proteins:
- the MYORG gene encoding myogenesis-regulating glycosidase has product MNKASRCKVRLPGLVENQPIHPAETAVGTLLPERFAPAKQEPSKELRPVIGTITVGLLLFIAPVVAWCYYTASLRKAEQLKTELMDLRKDGFIIKNQDGEVVFRLAFQSGALDLESCSKEGEILTCTRSDKGKLNFFIQTVKPKDTVMCYRVRWEEFVADTVVEHTMFWEDAHWYGGCEMSVQHWPIRLPGYQEPTPFVTSDVYSFRDSFGGILERYWLSSKAAAIKINDSVPFHLGFNATEWSLFFQARYKDSPYKPPLGQQPFPELSYRVCVGSDVTSIHKYMVRRYFNKPSKIPSENAFRYPIWSTWALYKNDIDQDKVLDFAGKIKAHGFTCSHIEIDDMYTQAYGDFDFDPGKFPNVTGMFRKLKEDGVKVTLWIHPFVHKESANFGVGIERQLFIKEPTGRLPAMVEWWNGIGAILDFTNPAAREWFQSHLRQLRSKYGISSFKFDAGETSYLPKQFSTFRPLSDPSIWSRRYTEMAIPFYELAEVRVGYQSQNISCFFRIIDRDSVWGYELGLKSLIPTVLTIGMLGYPFILPDMIGGNFLPNKTGGAVEIPDRELYIRWLELSAFMPSMQFSIPPWLYDKEVIEIAQRFTELHESLVAPLLLELAGEITDTGDPIIRPIWWISPSDESAHKIDSQFLIGDTLMVAPVLELGKQERDVYLPAGKWRSYKGELFEKTPVLLTDYPVDLDEVAYFLWVS; this is encoded by the coding sequence ATGAACAAAGCTTCCAGATGCAAGGTTCGGCTTCCAGGCCTCGTGGAAAATCAGCCTATTCATCCAGCGGAGACTGCCGTGGGAACCCTTTTGCCTGAACGCTTTGCCCCAGCAAAGCAGGAGCCGTCCAAGGAGCTGCGGCCTGTGATTGGGACGATAACCGTGGGGCTCCTGCTGTTCATTGCGCCGGTGGTGGCGTGGTGCTACTACACGGCGTCGCTCAGGAAGGCGGAGCAGCTGAAGACGGAGCTGATGGACTTGAGGAAGGACGGCTTCATCATCAAGAACCAGGACGGGGAGGTGGTCTTCAGACTGGCCTTCCAGTCGGGCGCCCTCGACCTGGAGTCCTGCTCCAAGGAAGGGGAGATCTTAACCTGCACCCGGTCGGACAAGGGGAAGCTGAACTTCTTCATCCAGACCGTCAAGCCCAAGGACACGGTGATGTGCTACCGCGTGCGCTGGGAGGAGTTCGTGGCCGACACGGTGGTGGAGCACACCATGTTCTGGGAGGACGCGCACTGGTACGGGGGCTGCGAGATGAGCGTGCAGCACTGGCCCATCCGGCTCCCGGGCTACCAGGAGCCCACGCCCTTCGTGACGAGCGACGTGTACTCCTTCCGGGACAGCTTCGGGGGCATCCTGGAGCGGTACTGGCTGTCCTCGAAGGCGGCCGCCATCAAGATCAACGACTCGGTGCCCTTCCACCTGGGGTTCAACGCCACCGAATGGTCCCTTTTCTTCCAGGCCCGCTACAAGGACTCCCCCTACAAGCCtcccctggggcagcagcccttccCGGAGCTGAGCTACAGGGTGTGCGTCGGCTCGGACGTGACCTCCATTCACAAGTACATGGTGCGGAGGTATTTCAACAAGCCCTCCAAGATCCCGTCGGAAAACGCCTTCCGCTACCCGATCTGGTCCACCTGGGCCCTGTACAAAAACGACATCGACCAGGACAAGGTTCTTGATTTTGCAGGAAAGATCAAAGCGCACGGGTTCACATGCAGCCATATCGAAATCGATGACATGTACACGCAGGCTTACGGCGATTTCGACTTCGACCCGGGGAAGTTCCCTAACGTGACGGGCATGTTCCGAAAACTGAAGGAAGACGGAGTTAAAGTTACGCTCTGGATTCATCCCTTTGTACACAAAGAGTCCGCCAACTTTGGCGTGGGGATAGAGAGGCAGCTGTTCATCAAGGAGCCGACAGGGAGACTCCCCGCCATGGTGGAGTGGTGGAACGGCATCGGGGCCATCCTGGACTTCACCAACCCAGCGGCCAGGGAGTGGTTTCAGAGCCACCTGCGGCAGCTGCGCTCAAAGTACGGCATCTCCTCCTTTAAGTTCGATGCCGGAGAGACGAGCTACCTCCCCAAGCAGTTCAGCACCTTCCGGCCCTTGTCGGACCCCAGCATCTGGTCCCGCCGGTACACCGAAATGGCCATCCCCTTCTACGAGCTGGCCGAGGTTCGTGTCGGCTACCAGTCCCAGAACATATCGTGCTTCTTCCGCATCATCGACCGCGACTCGGTGTGGGGCTACGAGCTCGGCCTCAAGTCCCTCATCCCGACCGTGCTCACCATCGGCATGCTGGGGTATCCCTTCATTCTCCCGGACATGATCGGGGGGAATTTCCTCCCGAACAAGACAGGAGGAGCGGTTGAAATCCCCGACCGGGAGCTGTACATCCGCTGGCTGGAGCTGTCGGCCTTCATGCCCTCCATGCAGTTCTCCATCCCGCCCTGGCTCTACGACAAGGAGGTGATCGAGATTGCGCAGAGGTTCACGGAGCTGCACGAGTCCCTGGTCGCccctctgctgctggagctggccgGGGAGATCACGGACACGGGGGACCCCATCATCCGGCCCATCTGGTGGATTTCCCCGAGCGACGAATCCGCCCACAAAATCGACTCCCAGTTCCTCATCGGGGACACGCTCATGGTGGCCccagtgctggagctggggaagcaaGAGCGCGACGTGTACCTCCCCGCCGGGAAGTGGCGCAGTTACAAAGGGGAGCTGTTTGAGAAGACCCCGGTCCTGCTGACGGACTACCCGGTCGACCTGGATGAAGTTGCTTATTTCCTCTGGGTGTCTTAA